The Equus przewalskii isolate Varuska chromosome 8, EquPr2, whole genome shotgun sequence genome has a window encoding:
- the LOC103564396 gene encoding uncharacterized protein yields MSGEAGDDASRTRRKRGLSGDELRLREGGEQGFEEPEAGAAEFLLRRRWCRRRRCRPRRRWHLASPESGRRPGSAGARQRCKGARRCTVPPLSAARVSAARAFRSGTSGSRVAKGPPSSWLARSSNLAPPPVPLSRSHPPGPTGAAGPGTGRGSRRGGTWKNHPDCIAVGEAARRAGSPEPPPCGAFSVRCSQVLYPTWARECRLAGTRDPLRGPAERPRARAAAARRPKARRATVAANG; encoded by the coding sequence ATGTCAGGGGAAGCTGGAGACGACGCTTCTCGGACCCGGAGGAAGCGCGGACTTAGCGGGGACGAGCTGAggctgagggaaggaggggagcaggggttTGAGGAGCCCGAGGCCGGCGCCGCCGAGTTCCTCCTTCGCAGGAGATGGTGCCGGCGGAGGCGCTGCCGCCCGCGGCGCAGGTGGCACCTTGCGTCCCCCGAGAGCGGGCGGAGGCCGGGCTCTGCCGGGGCCAGGCAGCGCTGCAAGGGCGCTCGAAGGTGCACTGTGCCACCCTTGTCTGCAGCTCGAGTTTCAGCGGCGCGTGCTTTTCGCTCTGGGACTTCAGGGAGCAGGGTCGCAAAAGGGCCCCCGTCGTCCTGGTTGGCTCGCAGCAGCAACCTCGCCCCGCCCCCAGTCCCCCTATCTCGGAGCCACCCTCCTGGGCCTACAGGCGCCGCGGGGCCAGGGACTGGGCGCGGATCGAGGCGGGGAGGGACCTGGAAAAACCACCCAGATTGCATTGCAGTGGGTGAGGCAGCCCGGAGAGCCGGTTCTCCTGAGCCACCTCCCTGCGGGGCTTTTTCGGTGCGCTGTTCCCAGGTGCTCTATCCTACCTGGGCCAGGGAGTGCCGCCTCGCAGGGACGCGGGACCCGCTGCGTGGCCCCGCGGAGCGGCCCCGAGCGCGCGCGGCGGCTGCCCGGAGGCCCAAGGCCCGGCGTGCGACTGTTGCTGCGAATGGTTAG